The following are encoded together in the Tripterygium wilfordii isolate XIE 37 chromosome 18, ASM1340144v1, whole genome shotgun sequence genome:
- the LOC119984137 gene encoding uncharacterized protein LOC119984137: MADIQQPEAQLNGVGGAQLAITISEPVGSKRQRRPSVRLGEIGGDQPYDSHGRRSSAFIKQFKQHLPLDHRKDPKSSKTRPLTNLTEFQNETLDEDIEVNLDTVAIGSWRVKDSKKRGSNATTKRVRSNWISRVADSGGGGEDMNEDGTYRDFERENSESPILSNENLADARYRRPVRARDHQDGVDFSGPSDADDRNNNNNNGSHGEDGVKVWLNSLGLGLYAPVFEIHEVDDEVLPLLTMEDLKDMGINAVGSRRKMYCAIQKLGKGFS; the protein is encoded by the coding sequence ATGGCGGATATACAGCAACCGGAGGCGCAACTAAACGGTGTCGGAGGAGCGCAACTGGCGATAACGATATCTGAACCTGTTGGATCAAAACGGCAGCGAAGGCCAAGCGTCCGATTAGGCGAAATCGGGGGCGACCAGCCCTATGACTCTCACGGGCGAAGATCTTCCGCTTTCATCAAGCAATTTAAGCAACACCTCCCTCTCGACCACAGAAAGGACCCGAAATCGTCCAAAACCCGCCCTCTAACGAACCTAACGGAATTCCAGAACGAAACCCTAGACGAGGATATAGAGGTCAATTTGGACACCGTTGCCATTGGGAGTTGGCGAGTCAAGGATTCGAAAAAACGAGGCTCGAATGCCACCACGAAACGCGTTAGGTCCAATTGGATTTCCAGAGTCGCCGATAGTGGAGGAGGCGGTGAAGACATGAATGAGGACGGTACATATCGTGATTTTGAGAGGGAGAACTCTGAGAGTCCGATTCTTTCGAATGAGAATTTAGCAGATGCGAGATATAGGAGGCCAGTTAGGGCACGAGACCATCAAGATGGGGTTGATTTTTCGGGTCCATCAGATGCAGATGATAggaataacaataacaataatgGGAGTCACGGAGAGGATGGAGTGAAGGTTTGGTTAAACAGTCTAGGGCTAGGGCTGTATGCACCAGTTTTCGAGATTCATGAGGTGGATGACGAGGTATTGCCCTTGCTGACAATGGAGGATTTGAAGGATATGGGGATAAATGCAGTTGGCTCGaggagaaaaatgtattgtgcCATCCAAAAGCTAGGGAAAGGCTTTTCATAA
- the LOC119984136 gene encoding mitochondrial phosphate carrier protein 3, mitochondrial-like, which yields MAFPENARQSLIPSFLYSSTSGSKRIAGLESFANASHGSHQSPYFSSSRAGSVGEASNFVIPAPNEKIEMYSPSFYAACTAGGILSCGLTHMTVTPLDLVKCNMQIDPAKYKSITSGFGVLLKEQGVKGFFRGWVPTLLGYSAQGACKFGFYEFFKKYYSDLAGPENAAKYKTLIYLAGSASAELIADVALCPMEAVKVRVQTQPGFARGLSDGLPKFIKSEGALGLYKGIVPLWGRQIPYTMMKFASFETIVEMIYKHAIPTPKDQCTKGLQLGVSFAGGYVAGVLCAIVSHPADNLVSFLNNAKGATVGDAVKKLGLWGLFTRGLPLRIVMIGTLTGAQWGIYDAFKVFVGLPTTGGVTPAPAVAKA from the exons ATGGCTTTTCCCGAGAACGCACGCCAGTCGCTCATCCCGAGCTTCCTATACTCGTCGACGTCGGGATCGAAGAGAATTGCCGGTTTGGAATCCTTTGCGAATGCGAGTCATGGATCACATCAATCGCCGTATTTTTCATCGTCAAGGGCCGGTAGTGTTGGTGAGGCCAGCAACTTCGTTATTCCGGCACCAAATGAGAAAATCGAGATGTACTCTCCTAGTTTCTACGCTGCGTGTACTGCTGGAGGGATCTTGAGCTGTGGCCTCACTCACATGACCGTCACTCCTCTCGATCTCGTCAAGTGTAATATGCAG ATTGACCCAGCAAAGTACAAGAGCATCACATCAGGATTTGGAGTCTTGCTCAAGGAGCAGGGAGTTAAAGGTTTCTTTAGGGGTTGGGTGCCCACGTTGCTTGGCTACAGTGCTCAGGGTGCCTGCAAATTTGGAttctatgagttcttcaagAAGTACTACTCAGACCTTGCTGGGCCCGAGAATGCTGCCAAGTACAAGACACTGATATATCTTGCAGGTTCAGCATCTGCTGAACTGATTGCAGATGTTGCCCTTTGCCCGATGGAGGCAGTCAAGGTTCGTGTCCAAACTCAGCCTGGTTTTGCCCGCGGTTTGAGTGATGGCTTGCCTAAGTTTATCAAGTCTGAAGGTGCTCTAGG GTTGTATAAGGGGATTGTTCCTCTTTGGGGCCGTCAAATTCCAT ATACAATGATGAAGTTTGCATCTTTTGAGACTATTGTGGAGATGATTTATAAGCATGCTATCCCTACCCCAAAAGATCAGTGCACTAAGGGTCTTCAGCTTGGAGTGAGTTTTGCCGGTGGATATGTTGCTGGAGTATTGTGTGCTATTGTCTCACACCCTGCTGATAATCTTGTGTCTTTCCTCAACAATGCCAAAGGGGCAACTGTTGGTGAT GCTGTGAAGAAGCTTGGGTTGTGGGGTCTTTTTACTCGTGGCCTTCCTCTTCGTATTGTTATGATTGGAACCCTTACTGGAGCCCAATGGGGTATCTATGATGCCTTCAAAGTCTTTGTTGGGCT GCCAACCACTGGTGGCGTCACTCCGGCTCCTGCTGTTGCGAAGGCATAA